From a region of the Calliphora vicina chromosome 4, idCalVici1.1, whole genome shotgun sequence genome:
- the LOC135959042 gene encoding hybrid signal transduction protein dokA-like isoform X1, producing the protein MPRYREWDLACKVYVGNLGSSASKYEIENAFSKYGPLRNVWVARNPPGFAFVEFEDRRDAEDATRGLDGTRCCGTRIRVEMSSGRSRRENRRRGGTSSGGRGGGGESSSGGRGGGSRYRIKTTSASTTTSTRTTSTSTTTNSSSYYYFYNKPINNFNNNDYNFYYYYCYNNRNNFTKTIIPFIKTTTNTTNSKNNTKQPTHHSNNYNHMTLENLKFNNYIAFISLVVQSIQQISIINNVLVISIIIINYCITKLYNLYHHDQQQQCTKQTFLGELLEIDVNVVVVVVVCKQYHQNLNNHQNHYHHNQHHQKKHLYNCSRFLQGYCCNSTSSKSSTSTLTILYAPSSATSTSNASSTSIAIISTNKITITKNITTTITNTTTSVTTTTTNTNININSSPSNSSKEIINNTTTTSTTSTTTTSTVKTFLNQLALLLVLQMLLFNAVCYYWSSTAASVGFLACLSLLLNNISTTQFAAVFFQQLLLPPPLLLLLLQQPTTTTITIISLKKNHNFHQYFRDKKKKLQEHFFNKSSFKKKKQSTSAMDYHHHLTVNRPIQQGLLST; encoded by the exons atgCCACGCTATCGTGAATGGGATTTGGCATGCAAAGTATATGTGGGTAATTTGGGATCATCAGCCTcaaaatatgaaattgaaaatGCCTTTAGTAAATATGGTCCCCTACGTAATGTGTGGGTGGCACGTAATCCCCCAGGATTTGCTTTCGTTGAGTTCGAAGATAGACGTGATGCCGAAGATGCAACCAGAGGTTTAGATGGAAC ACGCTGTTGTGGTACACGCATACGCGTTGAAATGTCATCTGGCCGTTCCCGTCGTGAAAATAGACGCCGTGGTGGCACCAGCAGTGGTGGACGCGGCGGTGGTGGCGAAAGCAGCAGTGGTGGTCGTGGCGGTGGTAGCCGTTACAG GATAAAGACAACTTCTGCTTCTACTACTACCTCTACTCGTACTACAAGTACTTCTACTACTACCAACTCCTCTTCCTACTACTACTTCTACAACAAACCAATCAACAACTTCAACAACAACGACTACAActtctactactactactgctacaaCAATAGAAACAATTTCACCAAAACAATTATTCCCTTCATCAAAACTACTACTAATACCaccaacagcaaaaacaacactAAACAACCTACACATcacagcaacaactacaatcACATGACATTAGAAAATCTCAAATTCAACAACTATATTGCATTCATTTCACTTGTAGTTCAGTCAATTCAACAAATTTCAATCATTAATAATGTGTTAGTTATTTCAATTATCATCATAAACTACTGCattacaaaattatacaatttgtatCATCATGATCAACAGCAACAGTGCACTAAACAGACATTTTTAGGAGAATTGTTAGAAATTGACGTaaatgtagttgttgttgtcgtcGTTTGTAAACAATATCATCAAAATCTCAACAATCACCAAAACCACTACCACCACAACCAACACCACCAAAAAAAACATCTCTACAATTGTAGTAGATTCCTTCAAGGTTACTGTTGTAATAGTACTTCCTCCAAATCTTCAACTTCAACGTTGACAATTTTGTATGCTCCTTCATCAGCAACTTCAACTTCAAATGCTTCTTCTACTTCAATCGCCATTATAAGCACCAACAAAATTACTATTACTAAAAACATCACCACAACAATCACCAATACAACTACCTCTGTAACTACTACCACCACCAACACCAATATCAATATTAACTCGTCCCCCTCTAACAGTAgtaaagaaattattaacaaCACCACCACCACAAGTACCACATCCACCACCACCACTTCTACAGTCAAAACCTTTTTAAATCAACTTGCTCTTCTACTTGTACTTCAAATGCTGCTATTCAACGCAGTTTGTTATTATTGGTCGTCTACAGCTGCCTCAGTTGGGTTTTTGGCTTGTTTATCATTATTATTGAACAACATCTCAACAACTCAATTTGCAGCAGTCTTCTTCCAACAACTACTACTACCACCACCActtctactactactactacaacAACCAACCACCACCACAATCACCATTATTagccttaaaaaaaatcataattttcacCAATATTttagagacaaaaaaaaaaaactacaagaaCACTTCTTCAACAAGtcttctttcaaaaaaaaaaaacaatcaactTCAGCAATGGATTATCATCATCATTTGACTGTTAATAGACCGATACAACAAGGACTACTGAGTACTTGA
- the LOC135957421 gene encoding anaphase-promoting complex subunit 15B yields MSMLPFFPSLRPPIANRIWFDSAPINEEAEVLKYEREHHSWLDAMKNAAADLHPLGKVLTMPGLETDDEDANDDSDDSDSHDDEDDDTNDRAIPGLPERSALGLYSPGEEMNLNDDIPIVVGPGSQ; encoded by the exons atgtCTATGTTACCATTTTTCCCTTCATTGCGGCCTCCAATAGCCAATCGGATATGGTTTGATAGTGCTCCCATTAATGAGGAGGCTGAGGTACTCAAATATGAACGTGAACATCATAGCTGg TTAGATGCCATGAAAAATGCTGCAGCCGATTTACATCCTTTGGGAAAAGTTTTGACAATGCCTGGTCTAGAAACGGATGACGAAGATG cCAATGACGATAGTGATGACTCTGATAGCCATGATGATGAGGATGACGATACCAATGACCGAGCTATACCTGGTTTACCAGAACGTTCCGCTCTAGGTTTATATTCACCGGGTGAAGAAATGAACTTAAATGATGATATACCAATAGTTGTTGGCCCGGGatctcaataa
- the ubl gene encoding ubiquitin-like protein 5: protein MIEITCNDRLGKKVRVKCNPDDTIGDLKKLIAAQTGTKYDKIVLKKWYTIYKDNIRLSDYEIHDGMNLELYYQ, encoded by the exons ATGATAGAAATTACTTGTAATGATCGTTTGGGTAAAAAg GTTCGTGTGAAATGTAATCCGGATGATACTATTGGTGACCTCAAGAAATTGATTGCTGCTCAAACTGgaacaaaatatgataaaatcgTTTTAAAGAAATGGTATACCATCTATAAGGACAATATTAGACTATCTGACT ATGAAATCCATGATGGCATGAATTTGGAATTATACTATCAATAA
- the LOC135959042 gene encoding RNA-binding protein 1-like isoform X2 — MPRYREWDLACKVYVGNLGSSASKYEIENAFSKYGPLRNVWVARNPPGFAFVEFEDRRDAEDATRGLDGTRCCGTRIRVEMSSGRSRRENRRRGGTSSGGRGGGGESSSGGRGGGSRYRSRSPRRSSRSRSRSFSRDRRSRSDSRDRH, encoded by the exons atgCCACGCTATCGTGAATGGGATTTGGCATGCAAAGTATATGTGGGTAATTTGGGATCATCAGCCTcaaaatatgaaattgaaaatGCCTTTAGTAAATATGGTCCCCTACGTAATGTGTGGGTGGCACGTAATCCCCCAGGATTTGCTTTCGTTGAGTTCGAAGATAGACGTGATGCCGAAGATGCAACCAGAGGTTTAGATGGAAC ACGCTGTTGTGGTACACGCATACGCGTTGAAATGTCATCTGGCCGTTCCCGTCGTGAAAATAGACGCCGTGGTGGCACCAGCAGTGGTGGACGCGGCGGTGGTGGCGAAAGCAGCAGTGGTGGTCGTGGCGGTGGTAGCCGTTACAG ATCCCGCTCACCCAGACGCAGTTCTCGTTCCCGCTCACGCAGCTTTTCACGTGACAGACGTAGCCGATCGGATTCACGTGATCGTCATTAA